AGGCGCTGACCTCGCGCGGGGCGAAGGTCACCGGTTCGGTGTCGAAGAAGACCCACTTCGTGGTGGTCGGCGACAACCCGGGCTCCAAGTACGACAAGGCGGTGCAGCTGGGTGTCCCGGTGCTGGACGACGCCGGTTTCGCCGTGCTGCTCGAACAGGGCTCGGACGCCGCTCGGGCCCACCTGGGACTGGAACCGGCCGCCGGCAAGGAACCGGCCGGCGGCGGGAGTGCGGACGCAGCGGAAATTGCCGGAGAAGGGACGACGAAGGCGGTTTCCTGACGGGTCGTTATCGTCCTGATGCCGCGTCAGTCGGGTGTTCGAGAGCGAAATCGGGCATTGTGTCACTGAGTAGCGCGCGGATATGACGTTGCGCTCAGAGGTGACCGGAAAGTGCGCCCGCACAGCGGGCACCGGCTTACCCTGGGCGCTACGAACTGTCAGCAGGAGTGTGTGGCACCGGTTTCGCGGCCGGCGCCCCGGGGACACGCCCTCGTCTGACGTCCACCGGCACCTCTGAGGAGAGGGGTGCCTCACCGTGAGGCCACCCCGTCGGGGGCGGGCCCGACGGAGGACTGGGCTTATGGATCGTACGACCGGCGGCGCGCCCACACGCCCGCCGCAGGGGGTGGCAGGGGCGGTCCTGCTGCTCGGCGTGCTGCTGGCCGGGGCTGCGCCGCTCATCCCGCTGGCCGTCCTGGTGTACCGCTACGAACCCGAACTGCTGCCGCTGTTCGCGGTTCCCCTGGCCGTGCTGGTCGCCGCCTGGCGGATCGCCCGCGACCGGGCGCGGGACCAGCTCACCGACCCGCTCACCGACCTGCCCAACCGGCAGGCCCTGCTGATCGCCACTCAGGAAGCGCTGGCCAAGCACGAGGCGGAGCCCGGCTACAGCGTCGGGCTGATCCTGCTCGACCTGGACCGCTTCCGGTCGCTCAACGACGCCCTCGGCCACACCGCGGGCGACCGCCTGCTGGTGCACATCGCCCGCCGCCTGCACCGCGCCCTGCGCACCGGCGCCGGCCACGCCAAGGACGGCGAGGACGGCTCCGCGCTGCCCCCGCCGGTCCGCCGCGGCGAGCGCCCGGTGGTGGCCCGGATGGGCGGCGACGAGTTCGCCGTGCTGCTCCCGGGCGTCGGCAGCCCCGAGGTGCTGGAGCGCGTCGCCAAGGCGCTGATCGCCGAACTGGCCGCCCCGATCCGGCTGGACGGGCTGCTGCTGGTGCTGGAGGCCAGCGCCGGGGTCTGCGTCTACCCGACGCACGCCCAGGACGCAGAATCGCTTCTGCGGCGCGCCGACGTGGCGATGGGCCACGCCCAGCACAGCCGCAGCGGCGTCGAGCTCTACGACGAGTCCCGCGACCTCGACACGCCGTACCGGATCGGTCTGCTCGGCGACCTGCGGCGCGCCATCGAGATGAACGAGGTGCAGCTCCACTACCAGCCCAAGGTCGCCTTCGACGGCAGCGTGGTCGGCCTGGAGGCCCTGGTCCGCTGGGACCGCCCCGGGCAGGGCCGGGTGCCCCCCGACGAGTTCATCTCGCTCGCCGAGTCCTCCGGGCTGATGCCCCGGCTCACCGACTACGTCCTGGAGAGCGCCGTCGGGCAGATCGCCCGCTGGCGTCACCAGGGACTGATGGTGCCCGTCGCCGTCAACGTCTCGCCGCGCGACGTCCTCAATCCGGGCTTCGCGTCCCGGGTGGCCGGCCACCTGACGCGGCACCAGGTCCCGGCCGAGGCCCTGCAGCTGGAGATCACCGAGCGGCTGCTGCTCGACGACAGCCGGCGCGCCGCCGACACCCTCGCCGAGCTGCGGCGCTACGGCGTGCGGATGTCCCTCGACGACTTCGGCACCGGGCACTCCTCGCTGGTCCGGCTGCGCAGCCTGCCGGTCGGCGAGCTGAAGATCGACCGGTCCTTCGTCTCCCGGATGGTCGCCGACGACCACGACGCGGCGGTGGTCCGCTGCTCCGTGGAGCTCGCCCACTCGCTGGGCCTCACCGTGGTCGCCGAGGGCGTGGAGGACGACGAGACCTGGGAGCGCCTGCACGACCTGGGGGTGGACGCGGTGCAGGGCTGGCTGGTGTCGGCGGCCCTCCCGGCGGACCAGGCGACGGCCTGGCTGCTGGTCCGACGCACCGGGGCCCCGCCGGTCGAGTCGCTGCCCAGGTAGCCGCTCGTGAGGTCCGTCCGGGGAGGGTGGTGCTCTCCTCGGGCGGACTTCGCCGTCCCTGCGGGGGCCCGCGCGGTTCCCCGCGCCCCTGGCCGCGTCCGTTCTGCCCATAGGATGGGCCTCCAGACCGAAAGGACGGGTGTGCGCAGAGCCGCCCGGTCTACCAGAACTCACCCTTGAGGATCGCTGCATGCCTGGCATCACGCGCGAGGAGGTCGCCCACCTCGCCCGGCTGTCGCGTCTGGAGTTGCAGGCGGAGGAGTTGGACCACTTCGCCGAGCAGCTCGACGTGATCATCGGCGCGGTCGCCCGCGTTTCCGAGGTCGCGGGGCAGGACGTCCCGCCGACCTCCCACCCGCTTCCGCTCACCAACGTGATGCGGGCGGACGAGGTGCGACAGTCGCTGACCCCGGAGCAGGCGCTGTCCGGCGCCCCGGCGAGTGAGGACCAGCGTTTCCGCGTGCCGCAGATCCTCGGGGAGGACTGACCGAGATGACCGAGCTGATCAAGTACACGGCCGCCGAGACGGCCGCCGCGATCGCCAAGGGCGAGGTCTCGGCGGTCGAGGTCGCCCAGGCCCACCTGGACCGGATCAACGCCGTCGACAAGAAGGTCAACGCCTTCCTGCACGTCGACGGCGAGGGCGCGCTGGCCGCGGCCCGCGGCGTGGACGAGAAGCGCGCCAAGGGCGAGCAGCTGAGCCCGCTCGCGGGCGTGCCGCTCGCGCTGAAGGACGTCTTCACCACCAAGGGCATCCCGACCACCTGCGGGTCGAAGATCCTCGAGGGCTGGGTGCCGCCGTACGACGCCACCCTGACGAAGCGTCTGAAGGACGCGGACGTCGTCATCCTCGGCAAGACCAACATGGACGAGTTCGCGATGGGCTCCTCCACCGAGAACTCGGCGTACGGCCCGACCGGCAACCCGTGGGACCTGACCCGGATCCCGGGCGGCTCCGGCGGCGGCTCGGCGGCGGCGCTGGCCGCGTTCCAGGCGCCGCTGGCGATCGGCACCGACACCGGCGGCTCGATCCGCCAGCCCGGCGCGGTGACCGGCACGGTGGGCGTGAAGCCGACCTACGGCTCGGTGTCCCGGTTCGGCCTGGTGGCGTTCTCGTCCTCGCTGGACCAGGGCGGCCCGTGCGCCCGCACCGTGCTGGACGCGGCGCTGCTGCACGAGGCGATCGCCGGCCACGACCCGCTGGACTCCACGTCGATCGACGCGCCGGTGCCGGCCGTGGTCGCGGCCGCCAAGATGCGCGACATCCGCGGCATGCGGGTCGGCGTGGTCAAGGAGTTCGCCGGCGAGGGCTACCAGGCCGGTGTGATGCAGCGCTTCAACGAAGCGGTGGAGCTGCTGCGCGAGCTGGGCGCCGAGGTCGTCGAGGTGTCCTGCCCGTCGTTCACGCTGGCGCTGCCCGCGTACTA
The DNA window shown above is from Streptomyces sp. TLI_171 and carries:
- the gatC gene encoding Asp-tRNA(Asn)/Glu-tRNA(Gln) amidotransferase subunit GatC, with protein sequence MPGITREEVAHLARLSRLELQAEELDHFAEQLDVIIGAVARVSEVAGQDVPPTSHPLPLTNVMRADEVRQSLTPEQALSGAPASEDQRFRVPQILGED
- the gatA gene encoding Asp-tRNA(Asn)/Glu-tRNA(Gln) amidotransferase subunit GatA: MTELIKYTAAETAAAIAKGEVSAVEVAQAHLDRINAVDKKVNAFLHVDGEGALAAARGVDEKRAKGEQLSPLAGVPLALKDVFTTKGIPTTCGSKILEGWVPPYDATLTKRLKDADVVILGKTNMDEFAMGSSTENSAYGPTGNPWDLTRIPGGSGGGSAAALAAFQAPLAIGTDTGGSIRQPGAVTGTVGVKPTYGSVSRFGLVAFSSSLDQGGPCARTVLDAALLHEAIAGHDPLDSTSIDAPVPAVVAAAKMRDIRGMRVGVVKEFAGEGYQAGVMQRFNEAVELLRELGAEVVEVSCPSFTLALPAYYLIAPSEASSNLARFDAMRYGLRVGDDGTRSAEQVTALTREAGFGDEVKRRIILGTYALSSGYYDAYYGSAQKVRTLISRDFDAAFAGVDVLVSPTTPTTAFPIGERADDPMAMYLADLCTIPSNLAGNAAMSLPCGLAPEDNLPVGLQIIAPAMADDRLYRVGGTVEAALNDKWGHTLLEEAPAL